One region of Salvelinus namaycush isolate Seneca chromosome 3, SaNama_1.0, whole genome shotgun sequence genomic DNA includes:
- the LOC120044068 gene encoding mitogen-activated protein kinase kinase kinase 3-like: MVNVCFHQPFSPTDERQALHSIMKDLVALQMTRRQPGPSYDTGKPKTLPNPAPAKRQDDVRIKFEFSGERRILMFGRPVQFEEIQQKVKTVFGQQLDLHYMNNELSIPLRGQDDLDKAIDLLDRSSKIKSIKILLLTQEQCNASPSPSPSPSSHHTVSKQVRIKASQSTGDVSTVYQPSEPRGRHLSTSSQNTGRSSPPPGYVPERQQRIARQGSYTSINSEGEFIPESDQCVLDPWSSAENSVSGSCQSLDSSSDSPSLRKSRMHRAKSYPDNRQQENVSDRENHVYDKVVGKGGTYPRRYHVSLHHKDHSEGRRTFPRIRRPQGNLFTLVPSRRSLNGSEESLGSWQLVDKQGRLRPQERPVAHKSPSAPMTWRRGKLLGQGAFGRVYLCYDVDTGRELAAKQVVFDPDSPDTSKEVSALECEIQLLKNLHHERIVQYYGCLRDHNEKTLTIFMEYMPGGSVKDQLKAYGALTENVTRKYTRQILEGMSYLHSNMIVHRDIKGANILRDSAGNVKLGDFGASKRLQTICMSGTGIRSVTGTPYWMSPEVISGEGYGRKADVWSLGCTVVEMLTEKPPWAEYEAMAAIFKIATQPTKPLLPSYTSDHTRDFIHRIFVEAKHRPSAEELLRHPFSQILC; this comes from the exons ATGGTAAATGTGTGTTTCCACCAACCGTTCTCCCCTACAGATGAGCGCCAGGCTCTCCATTCCATAATGAAGGACCTAGTGGCCCTCCAGATGACGAGGCGCCAGCCTGGGCCCTCTTATGACACGGGGAAACCCAAGACTCTGCCCAACCCTGCCCCTGCTAAGAGACAG GACGATGTCAGAATAAAGTTTGAGTTcagtggagagaggag GATACTGATGTTTGGGAGGCCTGTGCAGTTTGAAGAAATCCAGCAGAAGGTCAAGACTGTCTTTGGCCAACAGCTAGACTTGCACTATATGAACAATGAG CTGTCCATCCCTCTACGTGGTCAGGACGACCTGGACAAGGCCATTGACCTGCTGGACCGCAGCTCCAAGATTAAGAGTATCAAGATCTTGCTGCTGACGCAGGAGCAGTGCaat gcctccccatccccctctccctctccctcctcccaccaCACGGTGAGTAAGCAGGTGAGGATCAAAGCCTCCCAGTCCACGGGTGATGTCAGCACGGTGTACCAGCCCTCCGAGCCCAGGGGGCGCCACCTCTCCACCA GCTCTCAGAACACAGGCCGTAGCTCCCCCCCTCCTGGCTATGTCCCTGAGCGGCAGCAGAGGATCGCCCGCCAGGGCTCCTACACCAGCATCAACAGTGAGGGAGAGTTCATCCCAGAGAGCGACCAGTGT GTGCTGGACCCCTGGAGCAGTGCAGAGAACTCTGTCTCAGGAAGCTGCCAGTCGCTGGACAGTAGCTCAGACAG CCCCTCCCTGAGGAAGTCACGCATGCACCGAGCCAAGAGCTACCCTGATAACCGGCAGCAGGAGAACGTCTCAG aCCGGGAGAACCATGTGTATGATAAGGTGGTGGGGAAGGGAGGGACATACCCCCGCAGGTACCATGTCTCCCTGCATCACAAGGACCATAGTGAAG GTCGGAGAACGTTCCCGCGGATCCGTCGCCCCCAGGGTAACCTGTTCACCCTGGTGCCCTCACGGCGCTCCCTCAACGGCAGCGAGGAGAGTCTGGGCAGCTGGCAGCTAGTGGACAAGCAGGGCAGGCTCCGCCCACAGGAGCGCCCTGTCGCCCACAAGT CCCCCAGTGCTCCAATGACATGGAGGCGGGGCAAGCTGCTGGGTCAGGGGGCGTTTGGGAGGGTTTACCTGTGTTACGATGTGGACACGGGACGGGAGCTGGCCGCCAAGCAGGTGGTGTTTGACCCGGACAGTCCTGACACCAGCAAG gaggTGAGTGCTCTGGAGTGTGAGATCCAGTTGTTAAAGAACCTCCACCACGAACGCATCGTCCAGTACTACGGCTGTCTGAGGGACCACAACGAAAAGACCCTCACCATCTTCATGGAGTACATGCCGGGG GGTTCAGTCAAAGACCAGTTGAAGGCCTACGGGGCGCTGACGGAAAACGTGACGCGGAAGTACACACGGCAGATCCTGGAGGGCATGTCCTATCTGCACAGCAACATGATCGTTCACCGTGACATCAAAG GTGCCAACATCCTGCGGGATTCGGCGGGAAACGTGAAGCTGGGAGATTTTGGCGCCAGCAAGAGGCTGCAGACCATCTGCATGTCTGGCACGGGCATCCGCTCTGTCACTGGCACCCCCTACTGGATGAGCCCCGAGGTGATCAGCGGAGAGGGCTACGGCAGGAAGGCTGACGTCTG GAGCCTGGGCTGCACAGTGGTGGAGATGCTGACAGAGAAGCCTCCCTGGGCCGAATACGAGGCCATGGCAGCCATCTTTAAGATCGCCACCCAGCCCACCAAACCCCTGCTGCCCTCATACACCTCGGACCACACCCGTGACTTCATCCACCGCATCTTTGTGGAGGCCAAGCACCGGCCCAGTGCTGAGGAGCTGCTCAGACACCCCTTCTCCCAGATCCTCTGCTGA